In Porites lutea chromosome 9, jaPorLute2.1, whole genome shotgun sequence, a single window of DNA contains:
- the LOC140948462 gene encoding serine incorporator 3-like produces the protein MSKGSRIIYECCFLLWTIGILLLLGPGIKDKLMDTTFIKGMFKCHIVFNKRACHEVVSFEIVHRVFLASALYHFFLTCSLLPNVQEFRDLLHNRCWIFKLMVFAGFATASFFIPQQNNFIVYTSYIALFGASLFLVFQFCLAVDLAEASVTLATTMKEQNKHTCKISPSVIKVMIILKSFELFVVSFSLIGYIVVTTARQDCTWNDVFMALTLGACFVGFAISLHPRIRPNLHPAVIFLPCAVVTFLSVLVMVMALSAQDNPGCNFEASLLSAKNLPIGVNWRIIVATLTTHTVLFYECLRNKESSFTFGLLRGVSFTNETHQGTNCQTKNDAESEYSYPAFHFLMFTASLYMLTTMTNWYGPVINQFSRSDHPVRVLTGLKFHWKPAQIVTMVMCFLPILLYICLMLYAIMAKDSITMHSQTQYSSVAQEKNFRNQNCPPADEKYHDRSHKDVSKEKDFYISEVDFSVACKMLKSDFQGEKEDFHASHIPHADELAVQCKTIRETSMILYHFPREISQSCYGGRNGSNACTIIAVLIARAFCCSDITSRDRESLQTGNLSEDWINLLSSCIAEGNRLYDKLVNSKQQGVIYLSVEDVSEEFGSALQIKNLGSSLPVSFISETETATVLFQLERLRRLDERRQAVIFIKDYRTGVFLFEKDGPVLFVDSHRYGSGGAVIICACVVNELVLLLAEIMHLASLESLGTLTQVYFS, from the exons ATGTCCAAGGGATCTCGAATTATTTACGAGTGCTGTTTTCTTTTATGGACGATTGGAATATTACTTCTCTTAGGACCCGGTATTAAGGACAAACTAATGGACACCACGTTTATCAAGGGAATGTTTAAGTGCCACattgtttttaacaaaagagcATGCCACGAAGTTGTAAGCTTCGAAATAGTTCATCGCGTATTTCTGGCTAGTGCGTTGTATCATTTCTTCTTAACATGCTCTTTGCTTCCAAACGTCCAAGAATTTCGCGACCTCCTGCACAACCGTTGTTGGATATTCAAGCTCATGGTCTTCGCTGGTTTTGCTACAGCGAGTTTCTTCATACCccaacaaaataattttatcgtTTATACTTCCTACATTGCACTGTTTGGCGCCTCTCTATTTCTCGTCTTCCAGTTTTGTTTGGCCGTTGACCTCGCAGAGGCTTCCGTGACACTAGCAACAACAATGAAGGAACAAAACAAGCACACATGTAAAATATCTCCCAGCGTTATCAAAGTTATGATTATACTGAAGTCTTTCGAGTTATTTGTAGTTAGTTTTAGTCTTATCGGCTACATAGTTGTCACTACAGCAAGACAAGACTGTACGTGGAACGACGTTTTTATGGCGCTGACCTTGGGAGCATGTTTCGTCGGTTTTGCCATCTCTTTGCATCCACGAATTAGACCAAACCTTCATCCAGCGGTTATTTTTTTGCCATGCGCAGTGGTAACTTTTCTCTCGGTTTTAGTCATGGTTATGGCGCTTTCGGCGCAAGACAATCCCGGATGTAACTTTGAAGCATCCCTGCTCTCCGCAAAGAATCTTCCAATTGGCGTAAACTGGAGAATTATTGTAGCCACCTTAACTACGCACACGGTACTGTTCTATGAGTGCTTACGAAATAAAGAAAGTTCTTTTACGTTTGGACTTCTTAGGGGCGTAAGTTTTACAAACGAAACGCATCAAGGAACAAATTGTCAAACGAAGAACGATGCTGAGTCAGAATACAGCTATCCTGCATTTCACTTTCTAATGTTTACTGCGTCTTTGTATATGCTAACAACTATGACAAACTGGTACGGACCGGTCATTAACCAGTTTTCAAGGAGTGACCATCCCGTGCGCGTACTCACTGGGCTCAAGTTTCATTGGAAACCAGCTCAAATAGTAACCATGGTAATGTGTTTCCTTCCTATTTTGCTGTACATTTGCTTGATGCTCTACGCCATAATGGCAAAGGACTCAATCACCATGCATAGTCAAACGCAGTATTCTAGTGTGGCgcaggaaaaaaattttagaAATCAGAATTGTCCTCCTGCCGACGAGAAGTACCACGACAGAAGCCATAAAGACGTCTCCAAGGAGAAGGATTTTTATATCAGTGAAGTTGATTTTTCGGTGGCTTGTAAGATGCTGAAATCTGACTTTCAAGGCGAGAAAGAAGATTTTCACGCTTCACATATTCCGCACGCGGACGAATTGGCAGTTCAATGCAAGACAATAAGAGAGACTTCTATGATTCTTTACCATTTTCCAAGAGAGATTTCTCAGTCTTGCTACGGCGGGAGAAATGGAAGCAACGCCTGCACTATAATCGCTGTATTGATTGCGCGGGCGTTTTGTTGTAGTGATATTACA TCACGTGACAGAGAATCTCTACAGACAGGAAACCTGAGCGAGGATTGGATTAATTTACTTAGCAGCTGTATTGCCGAAGGGAACCGATTATACGACAAGCTTGTAAACTCTAAACAGCAAGGCGTGATTTATCTCTCAGTGGAGGATGTATCAGAAGAGTTTGGAAGTGCGTTGCAGATTAAAAACCTCGGCAGCTCGCTGCCAGTAAGTTTCATCTCGGAAACGGAGACGGCTACGGTTCTTTTTCAGCTTGAAAGATTACGGAGACTTGACGAACGACGACAAGCTGTAATATTCATCAAAGATTATAGAACAGGGGTATTTCTATTCGAGAAAGACGGCCCCGTGCTATTTGTTGATTCTCATCGTTATGGTTCAGGAGGGGCAGTGATTATTTGCGCATGCGTAGTTAATGAATTGGTTCTTCTGTTGGCAGAGATAATGCATTTGGCTTCGTTGGAAAGTCTTGGTACACTGACGCAGGTATATTTTAGCTAG
- the LOC140948338 gene encoding PGAP2-interacting protein-like: MAEEAAPVKSSPQKSLRRRRKELRHRAQSLVEGATDPWEEVEEYETVIPEGSEDEFVDEETAEIAEEVIEFTYTIRELGAEMILGYTWWSLIHGIAPMIWFYPLNELEISGYEAFVVTVLSPIFTGFSALLQFSGTIHGLAFWRVLSLVGVASFQAPTTLIRLIMLAFGCGTAMLWFCGMIWNKDPKERVLSFWGLVLGFFLLLTLRISYVTVNPIWSDVTSNRVILLIAVIATMDRVYTGYMMSISQSGPPSKSPTEPQDSRVSGPGWLLVALGFGALMFLTHDVFGEVSLVCRWAVSGYPDTGPKPNPWGAAVVIALGVGVLLSRQHWTSNLLWWLIGSAGAAMLYFAPRYWSFVGGLILGVYTMSVWPAMIDRLFCRPVARTLTLANVVYIVLTLGSVWVVAYNFVPGGAYTRERTHVLLGITMVLIGLALMTASTLDVKEVYGKMKKEEKVSSDQKSSDGKPSPKKKAVAVKFNNIAFLEEHGDRFWFFKTHVIPVLFCLLIASSVLMGMRYQRHEYLTPSQEEQKKFSAMIWTVHFAYDNVGWPSFERAAQMINDTGADVVGFLESDCSKPYLGNHDLATWFEERLGMYSDFGPSTRDHTWGATLLSKYPIVKSHHHLLPSPEGELAPALSATINITGDLVDFVVVHMGNDRDNLDRKLQAQELARIMDESPNPVVFLGYVTSSPKSRDYRTLIEKGRTKDIDETDSDRWCEYIMYRGLIRLGYARISHGGLSDTEVQMAKFRIPPPGKPYRDNDVLTTSSKDVPNDVKFSNRFGSFYKGHYSAWQHHYHMSTPKYFLPADKR, from the exons atggcggaggAGGCTGCACCCGTGAAAAGTTCTCCGCAAAAAAGCCTTCGAAGACGGCGAAAAGAGCTCCGTCACAGGGCTCAAAGCCTCGTAGAGGGAGCTACAGATCCTTGGGAAGAGGTGGAAGAGTACGAGACTGTTATTCCTGAAGGTTCGGAAGATGAATTTGTTGACGAGGAGACTGCAGAAATCGCCGAAGAAGTGATCGAATTCACATACACCATTCGGGAGCTAGGGGCAGAAATGATTCTAG GATACACATGGTGGTCTCTGATTCATGGAATTGCTCCAATGATTTGGTTCTATCCACTGAATGAGTTGGAAATCTCTGGTTATGAGGCATTTGTGGTTACAGTTCTATCACCAATATTCACTGGGTTTAGTGCTCTTCTGCAGTTTTCAGGGACCATACATGGCTTAGCATTTTGGCGAGTTCTGTCTTTAGTTGGTGTTGCTTCTTTCCAAGCTCCCACAACTCTCATCAGATTAATAATGTTAGCATTTGGCTGTGGAACGGCAATGCTTTGGTTTTGTGGAATGATCTGGAACAAAGATCCTAAGGAGAG GGTTTTGTCCTTCTGGGGATTAGTCTTGGGCTTCTTTCTGTTGCTGACACTGCGCATTTCATACGTCACTGTCAACCCAATCTGGTCAGACGTCACAAGTAACAGGGTCATTCTTCTAATTGCTGTTATTGCAACTATGGACAGAGTGTATACTGGCTATATGATGTCCATCTCTCAGTCAGGTCCTCCATCAAAGTCACCAACTGAGCCCCAAGACTCAAGGGTGTCAGGTCCTGGGTGGCTGTTAGTGGCATTAGGTTTTGGTGCTTTGATGTTCCTTACCCATGATGTGTTTGGTGAAGTGTCACTTGTTTGTCGCTGGGCTGTATCAGGGTATCCAGATACAGGTCCCAAGCCTAATCCATGGGG AGCCGCTGTAGTCATTGCTCTAGGAGTCGGAGTTCTCCTATCTCGTCAACACTGGACTAGTAATTTGTTGTGGTGGTTGATCGGCTCAGCTGGTGCTGCCATGTTATACTTTGCTCCTCGTTATTGGTCATTCGTCGGCGGACTCATTCTTGGTGTCTACACCATGTCAGTTTGGCCAGCTATGATTGACAGACTGTTTTGCCGTCCTGTTGCACGGACACTAACTTTGGCTAATGTGGTGTACATAGTTCTTACATTGGGATCAGTGTGGGTAGTGGCTTACAATTTTGTTCCGGGAGGAGCATACACAAGAGAAAGGACACATGTATTGTTGGGAATCACTATGGTATTAATTG GGCTTGCCTTAATGACTGCATCAACACTGGATGTTAAGGAAGTATACggtaaaatgaagaaagaagagaaagtcAGCAGTGATCAGAAAAGTTCTGATGGAAAGCCTTCTCCAAAGAAAAAAGCCGTTGCAGTCAAGTTTAATAACATAGCTTTTCTTGAGGAGCATGGAGATCGATTTTGGTTTTTCAAGACTCATGTAATTCCAG TCCTATTTTGTCTCTTGATTGCATCATCTGTTCTTATGGGAATGCGATATCAAAGACATGAGTACCTCACACCCAGTCAAGAG GAACAGAAAAAGTTTTCTGCCATGATCTGGACAGTCCATTTTGCATATGATAATGTTGGCTGGCCCAGTTTTGAGAGAGCTGCACAGATGATAAATGACACTG GTGCTGATGTGGTTGGTTTTCTAGAAAGTGACTGTTCTAAGCCTTATCTTGGGAATCATGATCTAGCAACATGGTTTGAGGAAAGACTTGGAATGTACTCTGATTTTGGGCCCTCTACCAGAGATCATACATGGGG gGCCACTTTGCTGTCCAAATACCCAATAGTAAAGTCCCATCATCATTTACTTCCATCTCCTGAAG GAGAACTAGCTCCAGCCTTAAGTGCGACAATCAACATCACTGGTGACCTGGTCGACTTCGTTGTTGTTCACATGGGGAATGATCG CGATAACTTGGATCGTAAGCTTCAGGCTCAAGAACTAGCCAGGATTATGGATGAGAG TCCTAACCCTGTGGTATTTCTGGGATATGTGACGTCATCTCCGAAGAGTCGAGATTACCGCACACTGATAGAAAAAGGTCGAACCAAG GACATTGACGAAACGGACTCTGACCGCTGGTGTGAATACATTATGTACCGCGGGCTCATACGTCTAGGATATGCACGAATCTCCCATGGGGGACTTAGTGACACCGAGGTTCAAATGGCCAAGTTTCGTATCCCTCCCCCAGGCAAACCATACCGGGATAACGACGTTCTCACTACAAGTTCTAAAGATGTCCCGAACGACGTTAAATTTTCCAACAG GTTTGGGTCTTTCTACAAAGGTCATTACTCCGCCTGGCAGCATCATTACCACATGTCAACACCAAAATACTTCTTGCCAGCCGACAAGCGGTGA
- the LOC140947416 gene encoding uncharacterized protein, with amino-acid sequence MTCNPTKCKEIIFRKKGFSQDIEPVSNIPQCAELSILGVTFQQNCKYSSHVRTKVIKANKSLFVLGSLRKEGMSQEEVDHLFNAIVLPNFSYALPVYGASDSDLSVIQNFLDRCMKRKFMSKSVNIRDLLEKADKTLYKKRSNDPECPFFQFLPKEKNMRYNLRNTSVSVPRIYTDRFKNVFSNRIIFRYDM; translated from the coding sequence ATGACatgcaatccaacaaaatgcaaggagatTATTTTCCGTAAGAAAGGTTTCAGTCAGGACATCGAGCCAGTTAGTAATATACCGCAGTGCGCAGAGTTATCCATATTAGGTGttactttccaacaaaattgtaaatacagtagtcaCGTGCGCACGAAGGTAATTAAGGCGAACAAGTCATTATTCGTATTAGGATctttacgtaaggaaggaatgtcacaggaggaagtagatcacctttttaacgcaatagttttaccaaatttttcttacgctctgccggtttatggtgcctcagattccgacctttctgtaatacagaattttttagaccggtgtatgaaaagaaagtttatgtccaagagtgtaaatatcagggatttgctagagaaggcggacaagacactctacaaaaaaagatcgaatgaccccgaatgcccgttcttccagtttttacctaaggaaaagaacatgaggtacaatcttagaaatacgtcagtctctgtccctagaatctacactgacaggtttaagaacgtttttagtaacagaataatttttagatatgatatgtaa